The Pseudomonas allokribbensis genome has a window encoding:
- a CDS encoding AraC family transcriptional regulator, producing the protein MSERTTSASWAMGIVKALEMDGLDCRVLFKQLGLDYAALEDPDARFPQDSMTRLWQRAVELSGNPAIGLNMGKVVRPASFHVAGYALMSSNTLAEGFQRLVRYQRIIAESADLSFRLLDEGYALILTVHGDHLPPTRQSAEASLACALALCGWLTGRTLHPRKVLVQGDEPDDLEPYKQAFHAPLVFNAPYDALIFERADMEAPLPTANEAMALLHDRFAGEYLARFSESRVTHKARQVLCRLLPQGEPKRDTVAQTLHLSQRTLQRRLQEEGTSFQQLLDDTRRELAEQYLAQPSMTLLEIAYLLGFADPSNFFRAFRRWFDTTPGDYRARLLEAPNAISDARMPEYTAQTP; encoded by the coding sequence ATGAGCGAACGAACGACATCTGCAAGCTGGGCGATGGGGATTGTCAAGGCACTGGAAATGGACGGCCTGGATTGCCGGGTTCTGTTCAAACAGCTGGGGCTCGACTACGCGGCGCTGGAGGATCCGGACGCACGCTTCCCTCAGGATTCCATGACCCGACTCTGGCAACGGGCGGTCGAGCTGTCCGGCAATCCCGCCATCGGTCTGAACATGGGCAAGGTGGTGCGACCGGCGTCGTTCCATGTGGCGGGCTACGCGCTGATGTCCAGCAACACCCTGGCCGAAGGCTTTCAGCGACTGGTGCGTTATCAGCGGATCATTGCCGAAAGTGCCGACTTGAGTTTTCGCCTGCTCGACGAAGGTTATGCGCTGATTCTGACGGTGCACGGCGATCATCTGCCGCCGACCCGGCAAAGTGCCGAAGCCTCGCTGGCCTGCGCGCTGGCGCTGTGCGGCTGGTTGACCGGGCGCACCTTGCACCCGCGCAAAGTGCTGGTGCAGGGCGATGAGCCCGATGATCTTGAACCCTACAAGCAAGCCTTTCATGCACCGCTGGTGTTCAACGCGCCGTATGACGCGCTGATCTTCGAACGCGCCGACATGGAAGCGCCGCTGCCCACCGCCAACGAGGCGATGGCGCTGCTGCACGACCGGTTTGCCGGGGAATATCTGGCGCGGTTTTCCGAAAGCCGTGTGACCCACAAGGCGCGTCAGGTGTTGTGCCGCTTGCTGCCGCAGGGCGAGCCCAAGCGCGATACCGTGGCGCAGACCCTGCACCTGTCGCAGCGCACCTTGCAACGGCGTTTGCAGGAGGAGGGCACCAGTTTTCAGCAGTTGCTCGATGACACCCGCCGAGAACTCGCCGAGCAATACCTGGCGCAGCCGAGCATGACCTTGCTGGAGATTGCCTATTTGCTGGGGTTTGCCGATCCGAGCAATTTCTTCCGTGCCTTCCGCCGCTGGTTCGACACCACGCCCGGCGATTACCGGGCGCGGTTGCTGGAGGCGCCGAACGCGATCAGTGACGCCAGAATGCCGGAATACACAGCACAAACACCGTAA
- a CDS encoding TrkH family potassium uptake protein, with amino-acid sequence MALPTLRIIGFIIGIFLITLAIAMVVPMATLVIFDRTGDLPSFLWASMITFLAGLALVIPGRPEHIHLRPRDMYLLTVTSWLVVCIFAALPFLLTQHISYTDSFFESMSGITATGSTVLSGLDTMSPGILMWRSLLHWLGGIGFIGMAVAILPLLRIGGMRLFQTESSDRSEKVMPRSHMVARLIVAAYVGITILGSLAFWWAGMSPFDAINHAMSAISTGGFSTSDQSLAKWTQPAVHWVAVVVMILGSLPFTLYVATLRGNRRALIKDQQVQGLLGMLLVTWLVLGTWYWWTTNLHWLDALRHVALNVTSVVTTTGFALGDYSLWGNFSLMLFFYLGFVGGCSGSTAGGIKIFRFQVAYILLKANLNQLIHPRAVIKQKYNGHRLDEEIVRSILTFSFFFAITICVIALLLSLLGVDWMTALTGAASTVSGVGPGLGETIGPAGNFASLPDAAKWILSFGMLLGRLEIITVFVLCIPAFWRH; translated from the coding sequence ATGGCGTTGCCGACCTTACGGATCATTGGTTTCATCATCGGCATCTTCCTGATCACCCTGGCCATCGCCATGGTCGTGCCCATGGCCACCCTGGTGATTTTCGACCGCACCGGCGATCTGCCGTCGTTCCTCTGGGCGAGCATGATCACCTTCCTCGCCGGCCTCGCGCTGGTGATTCCCGGGCGCCCGGAACACATTCACCTGCGTCCCCGCGACATGTATCTGCTGACCGTCACCAGTTGGCTGGTGGTGTGCATCTTCGCCGCGCTGCCGTTTTTGCTGACCCAGCACATTAGCTACACCGACTCGTTCTTCGAAAGCATGTCTGGCATCACGGCCACCGGCTCGACCGTATTGAGCGGGCTGGACACCATGTCCCCGGGCATCCTGATGTGGCGCTCGCTGCTGCACTGGCTCGGCGGCATCGGCTTCATCGGCATGGCGGTGGCGATTCTGCCGCTGCTGCGCATCGGCGGCATGCGCCTGTTCCAGACCGAATCCTCGGACCGCTCGGAAAAGGTCATGCCCCGCTCGCACATGGTGGCGCGGCTGATCGTGGCGGCTTACGTGGGCATCACCATTCTCGGCAGTCTGGCGTTCTGGTGGGCGGGCATGAGTCCGTTCGATGCGATCAACCACGCGATGTCGGCGATCTCCACCGGCGGTTTCTCGACCTCCGACCAATCTCTGGCCAAGTGGACACAACCGGCGGTGCACTGGGTGGCAGTGGTGGTGATGATCCTCGGCAGCCTGCCGTTCACCCTGTACGTGGCGACGCTGCGCGGCAATCGCCGGGCGCTGATCAAGGATCAACAGGTGCAGGGTTTGCTCGGCATGTTGCTGGTGACCTGGCTGGTGCTCGGCACCTGGTACTGGTGGACTACCAACCTGCATTGGCTGGACGCCCTTCGCCATGTGGCGCTGAACGTGACGTCAGTGGTCACCACCACCGGATTCGCATTGGGGGATTACAGCCTGTGGGGCAATTTCTCACTGATGCTGTTCTTTTATCTGGGCTTCGTCGGTGGCTGCTCCGGCTCGACGGCGGGCGGGATCAAGATCTTCCGCTTCCAGGTCGCCTACATCCTGCTCAAGGCCAACCTTAACCAGTTGATCCACCCACGCGCGGTGATCAAGCAGAAGTACAACGGTCATCGCCTCGACGAGGAAATCGTCCGGTCGATCCTGACGTTCTCGTTCTTCTTCGCCATTACCATCTGCGTGATCGCCCTGCTGCTGTCGCTGCTGGGCGTGGACTGGATGACCGCGTTGACCGGCGCCGCCAGCACCGTGTCCGGCGTCGGCCCGGGCTTGGGCGAGACCATCGGCCCGGCCGGCAACTTCGCCAGCCTACCGGATGCGGCCAAGTGGATTCTGTCGTTCGGCATGCTGCTCGGCCGACTGGAGATCATTACGGTGTTTGTGCTGTGTATTCCGGCATTCTGGCGTCACTGA
- a CDS encoding nitroreductase family protein gives MQALDALLNRVSVPRLIDPAPTAEQREVLFAAATRAPDHGHLQPYRFLTVEGAAREQMGELLAEAAQMQEGEVTEAMIDKARNGPLRAPLVVVVIAKLQEHVKYPKAEQLLAAGCAAHGILLAAYAQGIGAVWRTGDLAYSKHVAKGLGLTDGEEVIAFLYLGTPQKEPRVAEKVDLAEFVSAWPGKA, from the coding sequence ATGCAGGCTCTCGACGCTTTGCTCAACCGTGTTTCCGTTCCACGACTGATCGATCCGGCCCCCACCGCCGAACAGCGCGAAGTGCTGTTTGCCGCCGCGACCCGTGCACCGGATCACGGGCATTTGCAGCCGTATCGCTTCCTGACCGTCGAAGGCGCGGCGCGTGAGCAGATGGGCGAGTTGCTGGCCGAAGCGGCGCAGATGCAGGAAGGCGAAGTCACCGAAGCGATGATCGACAAGGCGCGCAACGGCCCGCTGCGGGCGCCGCTGGTGGTGGTGGTCATCGCCAAGTTGCAGGAACACGTCAAATACCCGAAGGCCGAGCAGTTGCTGGCGGCGGGCTGTGCGGCGCACGGGATTCTGCTGGCGGCCTACGCGCAAGGGATTGGCGCGGTATGGCGCACCGGTGATCTGGCTTACTCGAAACATGTCGCCAAGGGTTTGGGGCTGACGGATGGCGAAGAGGTGATTGCGTTCCTGTACCTCGGCACCCCGCAGAAAGAACCGCGAGTGGCCGAGAAGGTTGATCTGGCGGAGTTTGTCAGTGCCTGGCCGGGTAAGGCCTGA
- a CDS encoding sensor histidine kinase codes for MRSLFWRILASFWLAIALVAGLSILLGHMLNQDAWILSRHPGLNTLAADWTQTYETQGEDAAQDILEQRKRQYHIDVQVLNESGDPVVRGTFPRRAAAFEARQNNDDRRLPWRRLTDEFTSEKSGDTYLFIYRIPHPELDAWHRESLLWPLSALGIALVVLTLFSLLVTFSITRPLSRLRGAVHDLGQTTYQQNSLAKLANRRDEFGVLANDFNRMGARLQSLIGSQRQLLRDVSHELRSPLARLRIALALAERASPEEREKLWPRLTRECDRLEALISEILVLARVDADNASAEAVDLNALLGSLQKDAQLGSPEQTVRLEAEPQLNMTGWPTMIERAVDNLLRNAQRFNPVGQSIEMQASRQGERIVVSVRDHGPGVQAEHLNQLGEPFYRAPGQTAAGHGLGLAIARRAAERHGGTLVLANHPQGGFVASLELPLEPGAVVQP; via the coding sequence GTGCGTTCATTGTTCTGGCGTATTCTCGCGAGCTTCTGGCTGGCCATCGCTCTGGTTGCAGGGCTTTCCATTCTGCTGGGGCACATGCTCAACCAGGACGCGTGGATCCTCAGCCGCCATCCGGGCCTCAACACCCTGGCCGCCGACTGGACGCAGACCTACGAAACCCAGGGCGAAGACGCCGCCCAGGACATCCTCGAACAACGCAAACGCCAATACCACATCGACGTGCAAGTGCTGAACGAGAGCGGCGACCCCGTGGTGCGTGGCACCTTCCCCCGTCGCGCGGCCGCCTTCGAAGCACGGCAGAACAACGACGACCGACGCCTGCCATGGCGACGGCTGACCGATGAATTCACCAGCGAAAAAAGCGGCGACACCTACCTCTTTATCTACCGCATCCCGCATCCGGAACTCGATGCCTGGCACCGCGAAAGCCTGCTCTGGCCATTGAGTGCGCTGGGTATCGCATTGGTGGTGCTGACCCTGTTCAGCCTGCTGGTGACCTTCTCCATCACCCGTCCGCTCAGCCGTTTGCGCGGCGCGGTGCACGATCTGGGGCAGACCACCTATCAGCAGAACAGCCTGGCGAAACTGGCCAACCGTCGCGATGAGTTCGGCGTGCTCGCCAACGATTTCAACCGCATGGGCGCACGCCTGCAAAGCCTGATCGGCAGTCAGCGCCAACTGCTGCGCGACGTGTCCCACGAGCTGCGCTCACCGCTGGCACGTCTGCGCATCGCACTGGCACTGGCTGAACGGGCGAGCCCGGAAGAACGGGAAAAACTCTGGCCACGCCTGACCCGCGAGTGCGATCGACTGGAAGCGTTGATCAGCGAAATCCTGGTGCTGGCGCGGGTCGACGCCGACAACGCCAGTGCCGAAGCCGTGGACCTGAATGCTCTGCTGGGCTCTCTGCAAAAGGACGCACAACTCGGCTCGCCGGAGCAGACCGTCCGCCTGGAGGCCGAACCGCAGCTCAACATGACGGGGTGGCCGACCATGATCGAGCGCGCCGTGGACAACCTGCTGCGCAATGCCCAGCGCTTCAACCCGGTGGGGCAGTCGATCGAAATGCAGGCTTCACGTCAGGGCGAGCGAATCGTTGTCAGCGTGCGCGACCACGGGCCGGGGGTGCAGGCCGAACATTTGAATCAGTTGGGCGAACCGTTTTATCGGGCACCGGGGCAGACTGCGGCCGGGCATGGCCTGGGCCTGGCGATCGCCCGGCGAGCGGCCGAGCGACATGGCGGGACACTGGTGCTGGCCAATCACCCGCAGGGCGGGTTTGTGGCCAGTCTTGAATTGCCGCTGGAGCCGGGGGCCGTTGTTCAGCCCTGA
- a CDS encoding Spy/CpxP family protein refolding chaperone: MRKTLIALMFAAALPTVAMAVPQDGGPMGGPDGGWRHGGQMHGMHGKGPYSQLDLSREQREQIRKIMGEQMHERKQTVEKYLEKLSPADQKAMKDEMAANHKKAESDVRAVLKPDQQKKFDEIQKKQAERRAEWAEFKAWKAQQPQKAQ, from the coding sequence ATGCGCAAGACTCTTATCGCTCTGATGTTCGCTGCCGCTCTGCCAACCGTCGCCATGGCCGTGCCGCAGGATGGTGGCCCGATGGGCGGGCCGGACGGTGGCTGGCGCCACGGCGGTCAGATGCACGGCATGCACGGCAAAGGCCCGTACAGCCAGTTGGACCTGTCCCGTGAACAGCGCGAGCAGATCCGCAAGATCATGGGCGAACAGATGCACGAACGTAAGCAGACGGTCGAGAAATACCTGGAGAAACTCTCGCCAGCCGACCAGAAAGCCATGAAAGACGAGATGGCGGCCAACCACAAGAAAGCCGAATCCGATGTCCGCGCCGTGCTGAAGCCGGATCAACAGAAGAAATTCGACGAGATCCAGAAGAAACAGGCCGAGCGTCGCGCCGAATGGGCTGAATTCAAGGCCTGGAAAGCGCAACAGCCGCAAAAGGCGCAATAA
- a CDS encoding response regulator transcription factor has product MSELLLIDDDEELCELLSSWLSQEGFQVRACHDGQSARKALAETAPAAVVLDVMLPDGSGLELLKQLRNDHPDLPVLMLSARGEPLDRILGLELGADDYLAKPCDPRELTARLRAVLRRSHPAAVSTQLELGDLSFSPVRGVVSIDEKEFTLTVSESRLLEALLKQPGEPLDKQELAQIALGRKLTLYDRSLDMHVSNLRKKIGPHADGRPRIVALRSRGYYYSL; this is encoded by the coding sequence ATGAGCGAGCTGTTACTGATTGATGATGACGAGGAGCTGTGTGAGCTCCTGAGCAGTTGGCTGAGCCAGGAAGGCTTTCAGGTCCGTGCGTGTCACGACGGCCAGAGCGCCCGCAAGGCACTGGCCGAGACCGCGCCTGCCGCCGTGGTGCTGGACGTGATGCTCCCTGACGGCAGCGGTCTGGAACTGCTCAAGCAACTGCGCAACGACCACCCCGACCTGCCGGTGCTGATGCTCTCGGCTCGCGGCGAGCCGCTGGATCGCATCCTCGGCCTGGAACTGGGCGCCGACGATTACCTGGCCAAACCGTGCGACCCGCGCGAGCTCACCGCGCGCCTGCGCGCTGTGCTGCGCCGCAGTCACCCGGCCGCCGTCTCGACCCAACTTGAGTTGGGTGATTTGAGTTTCAGCCCGGTGCGTGGCGTGGTCAGCATCGACGAGAAGGAATTCACCCTCACCGTTTCCGAAAGCCGTCTGCTCGAAGCCCTGCTCAAGCAACCCGGCGAGCCGCTGGACAAACAGGAACTGGCGCAGATCGCCCTCGGCCGCAAGCTGACCCTGTACGACCGCAGCCTGGACATGCACGTCAGCAACCTGCGCAAGAAGATCGGCCCCCACGCCGACGGCCGCCCGCGCATCGTCGCCCTGCGCAGCCGCGGCTACTATTACAGCCTCTGA
- a CDS encoding translation initiation factor 2, with the protein MRKGPLCLMLVTLSIVAPAHGVETTESGNSTPLSLSAGSQITELQQRLKASEQQREELSKQLQDADNTRESAQLARLRQENQRLKLQLKEAQASPLPRLLTEQQQWFVTGAGVALLALLCGIFASGASRKRRQWLN; encoded by the coding sequence ATGCGCAAGGGTCCGTTGTGTCTGATGTTGGTCACGTTGTCGATCGTGGCGCCCGCCCATGGTGTAGAAACCACCGAAAGCGGCAACTCCACGCCGCTTTCGTTGAGCGCCGGCAGCCAGATCACCGAGTTGCAGCAGCGCCTGAAGGCCAGCGAGCAGCAGCGGGAAGAACTGAGCAAACAACTGCAAGATGCCGACAACACCCGCGAAAGCGCCCAGCTTGCCCGGTTGCGCCAAGAGAACCAGCGCCTGAAGCTGCAACTCAAGGAAGCCCAGGCCAGCCCGCTGCCGCGCCTGCTGACCGAACAGCAGCAATGGTTCGTCACCGGTGCCGGGGTAGCGCTATTGGCCCTGCTCTGCGGTATCTTTGCCAGTGGTGCAAGTCGAAAACGTCGACAATGGCTAAATTGA
- a CDS encoding YciI family protein: MLYAIIATDVANSLDARLAARPAHLERLQVLKGEGRIVLAGPHPAVDNNDPGAAGFTGSLIVAEFDSLSAAQAWADADPYIAAGVYANVVVKPFKQVLP, encoded by the coding sequence ATGCTCTACGCAATCATTGCCACCGACGTCGCCAACTCCCTGGACGCGCGCCTCGCCGCCCGCCCGGCCCACCTTGAACGCCTGCAAGTGCTCAAGGGCGAAGGCCGCATCGTCCTGGCCGGCCCGCACCCGGCCGTCGACAACAATGATCCGGGCGCTGCGGGTTTCACCGGCAGCCTGATCGTCGCCGAATTCGACTCCCTGAGCGCTGCGCAAGCCTGGGCCGATGCCGATCCGTACATCGCCGCCGGTGTCTACGCCAATGTTGTCGTGAAGCCGTTCAAGCAAGTCCTGCCGTAA
- a CDS encoding septation protein A translates to MKQFIDFIPLLLFFIVYKLDPRTVDVAGHELTVGGIYSATAVLIMSSLVVYGALFIKQRKLEKSQWLTLIACLVFGSLTLAFHSETFLKWKAPVVNWLFALAFLGSHFIGDRLLIKRIMGHAVTLPEPIWARLNIAWIAFLLFCGAANLFVAFTFQDYWVDFKVFGSLGLTVLFLVAQGIYLTRHLHDADTTTPKTED, encoded by the coding sequence GTGAAACAATTCATCGATTTCATCCCGCTTCTGCTGTTCTTCATCGTCTACAAACTCGATCCACGCACCGTCGACGTCGCCGGTCATGAGTTGACGGTTGGCGGCATTTACAGCGCCACCGCTGTGCTGATCATGAGCTCCCTGGTGGTCTATGGCGCGCTCTTCATCAAGCAGCGCAAGCTGGAAAAGAGCCAGTGGTTGACCCTGATTGCCTGCCTCGTGTTCGGCAGCCTGACCCTGGCCTTCCACAGCGAAACCTTCCTGAAGTGGAAAGCCCCGGTGGTCAACTGGCTGTTCGCCCTGGCCTTCCTCGGCAGCCATTTCATCGGTGACCGCCTGCTGATCAAACGCATCATGGGTCACGCAGTGACGCTGCCGGAACCGATCTGGGCGCGCCTGAACATCGCCTGGATCGCTTTCTTGCTGTTCTGCGGCGCCGCCAACCTGTTCGTCGCTTTCACCTTCCAGGACTACTGGGTGGACTTCAAGGTATTCGGCAGCCTGGGCCTGACCGTGCTGTTCTTGGTCGCTCAGGGCATCTACCTGACCCGTCACCTGCACGACGCCGATACCACAACGCCAAAAACCGAGGACTGA
- a CDS encoding PHP domain-containing protein yields MNVDLHCHSTASDGALAPAALVARAFENGVRVLALTDHDTLEGLAEARIAATKLGMQLVNGVELSCTWGGATIHVLGYGFDVNAAPLVEAIAKLHDGRWLRSEEISRKLALKGMPNALDGARQIQQELGDSGNAPARPHFADWMVREGFVKDRAEAFRKWLGAGKLGDVKQHWPTLEDTVGTLRAAGAWVSLAHPWHYDFTRSKRRKLIADYIQAGGHAIEVVNGHQPAEQVGSLAILAREFGLLVSAGSDFHGPGGWSEIGQYRPVPEDLPPLWCRFKHDTVIAAV; encoded by the coding sequence GTGAATGTTGATTTGCACTGCCACAGCACGGCCTCCGATGGCGCCCTGGCGCCTGCGGCACTGGTTGCGCGTGCGTTCGAGAACGGCGTGCGAGTCCTGGCCCTGACCGATCACGATACCCTCGAAGGCCTGGCCGAGGCGCGCATTGCGGCCACGAAATTGGGGATGCAATTGGTCAACGGCGTCGAGCTGTCCTGCACCTGGGGCGGTGCCACCATTCATGTGCTGGGCTACGGTTTCGACGTCAACGCCGCGCCATTGGTCGAGGCGATTGCGAAGCTGCACGATGGCCGCTGGCTACGGTCTGAAGAAATAAGCCGCAAGCTCGCCCTCAAGGGCATGCCGAATGCGCTCGACGGCGCGCGGCAGATCCAGCAGGAACTGGGCGACAGCGGCAACGCGCCGGCCCGTCCGCATTTCGCTGACTGGATGGTGCGTGAAGGTTTTGTAAAGGATCGCGCCGAGGCGTTTCGTAAATGGCTCGGCGCCGGCAAGCTGGGGGACGTCAAGCAACACTGGCCGACCCTCGAAGACACCGTTGGCACGCTGCGCGCCGCCGGGGCGTGGGTCAGTCTGGCGCATCCCTGGCACTACGATTTCACGCGCAGCAAGCGCCGAAAGCTGATTGCCGACTATATTCAAGCGGGCGGGCATGCGATCGAAGTGGTCAACGGTCATCAGCCTGCGGAACAGGTGGGCAGCCTTGCAATCCTTGCCCGTGAGTTCGGTCTGCTGGTCAGCGCCGGCAGTGATTTCCATGGCCCTGGTGGCTGGTCCGAGATCGGCCAGTACCGGCCGGTGCCGGAGGACCTTCCACCCCTGTGGTGTCGGTTCAAACATGACACAGTTATTGCCGCCGTCTGA
- a CDS encoding L-threonylcarbamoyladenylate synthase translates to MSQFFQIHPENPQARLIKQAVEIIRKGGVVVYPTDSSYAIGCQIGDKNGIERVRRLRQLDEKHNFALICSDLSQLGNYAKIDTGTFRILKAHLPGPYTFILNATREVPRLLLHPKKRTIGLRVPSHPIALALLAELGEPLMSVTLIMPGDEDPLSDPYEMRQLLEHQVDLIIDGGFGGIKASTVIDLTGDDPEVVRVGCGDPAPFMVEA, encoded by the coding sequence GTGAGTCAATTTTTCCAGATCCATCCGGAAAACCCGCAAGCGCGCCTGATCAAACAGGCGGTCGAAATCATCCGCAAAGGCGGGGTGGTGGTCTATCCAACGGACTCTTCCTACGCAATCGGTTGCCAGATCGGCGACAAGAACGGCATCGAGCGCGTTCGTCGCCTGCGTCAGCTCGACGAAAAGCACAACTTCGCGCTGATCTGCAGCGACCTGTCGCAACTGGGCAATTACGCCAAGATCGACACCGGCACCTTCCGTATTCTCAAGGCTCATTTGCCGGGGCCTTACACGTTCATTCTCAATGCCACCCGCGAAGTGCCACGGCTGTTGCTGCACCCGAAGAAGCGCACCATCGGCCTGCGGGTGCCGAGCCATCCGATCGCTTTGGCGTTGCTTGCCGAACTGGGCGAGCCGCTGATGAGCGTGACCTTGATCATGCCGGGCGATGAAGACCCGCTGAGCGATCCGTACGAAATGCGCCAGTTGCTCGAGCATCAAGTGGACCTGATCATCGACGGCGGTTTCGGCGGCATCAAGGCCTCCACCGTGATTGACCTGACCGGCGACGATCCGGAAGTGGTCCGCGTCGGTTGCGGCGATCCGGCTCCGTTCATGGTCGAGGCCTGA
- a CDS encoding segregation and condensation protein A, whose product MEVFLEAFEGPLDLLLYLIRKQNINILDIPVAEITRQYMGYVELMQSVRLELAAEYLVMAAMLAEIKSRMLLPRAETVEEEEDDPRAELIRRLQEYERFKAAAEGIDGLSRVGRDVIVPKLDAPEARARKLLPDVALEEILMSMAEVLRRGDMFESHQVSREALSTRERMSDVLERLKGAGFVPFVELFTAEEGRLGVVVTFMAILELVKESLVELVQNEPFAAIHVRARAE is encoded by the coding sequence CTGGAAGTCTTCCTCGAAGCCTTCGAAGGCCCGCTCGATCTGCTGCTGTACCTGATCCGCAAACAGAACATCAACATCCTCGACATCCCGGTGGCGGAAATCACCCGCCAGTACATGGGCTATGTCGAGTTGATGCAGTCGGTGCGCCTGGAACTGGCCGCCGAGTATCTGGTGATGGCGGCGATGCTGGCCGAGATCAAGTCGCGGATGCTGCTGCCCCGGGCCGAAACCGTCGAAGAGGAAGAGGACGACCCGCGCGCCGAACTGATCCGCCGCCTGCAGGAATACGAACGCTTCAAGGCCGCTGCCGAAGGCATCGACGGTCTGAGTCGGGTCGGTCGCGACGTGATCGTGCCCAAGCTTGATGCCCCGGAAGCCCGGGCGCGCAAACTGTTGCCGGACGTGGCGCTGGAAGAAATATTGATGTCCATGGCCGAAGTGCTGCGCCGTGGCGACATGTTCGAAAGCCATCAGGTCAGCCGCGAGGCACTGTCCACCCGCGAACGCATGAGCGACGTGCTGGAACGGCTCAAGGGTGCCGGATTTGTGCCGTTCGTCGAGCTGTTCACCGCCGAGGAAGGTCGGCTCGGTGTGGTGGTGACCTTCATGGCGATCCTTGAACTGGTCAAGGAATCCTTGGTCGAGCTGGTGCAGAATGAGCCGTTCGCCGCGATCCACGTGCGAGCCCGAGCCGAATAA
- the scpB gene encoding SMC-Scp complex subunit ScpB: MNLSEPRELAPLLEAFLLASGKPQTLERLYELFEEGERPEPPVFKKALTLLGKSCEGRAFELVEVASGYRLQIREKFAPWVGRLWEERPQRYSRALLETMALIAYRQPITRGEIEDVRGVAVNTNIVKTLMEREWIRIVGYRDVPGKPAMFATTKLFLDHFNLKSLDELPPLAELREIEPDPVLDFDDAPVPPGLQELADASAEPEEPKEETSFHTLLLELDSMEEGIKTDFDDLLRDVADGEPMPSGFESDSVEAPVEPEAEPEADFEPESEFEPEFEPEPEQEDDVLGVAEAREKLLAAVARLEQPAPDPEPELSEEEAEARALAEAIEAERREFED; encoded by the coding sequence ATGAACCTGAGTGAACCCCGCGAGCTGGCGCCCCTGCTTGAAGCCTTTCTGTTGGCCTCGGGAAAGCCGCAAACCCTTGAACGCCTGTACGAGTTGTTCGAGGAAGGCGAACGGCCGGAACCGCCGGTCTTCAAGAAGGCACTGACCCTGCTCGGCAAGTCCTGCGAGGGGCGGGCGTTCGAGCTCGTGGAGGTTGCCTCCGGCTATCGCCTGCAGATCCGCGAGAAGTTCGCGCCATGGGTCGGCCGCCTGTGGGAAGAGCGCCCGCAGCGTTATTCCCGGGCCCTGCTGGAAACCATGGCGTTGATTGCCTATCGCCAGCCGATCACCCGCGGCGAGATCGAAGACGTGCGTGGCGTGGCGGTCAACACCAACATCGTCAAGACGCTGATGGAGCGTGAGTGGATCCGCATCGTTGGTTACCGCGATGTGCCGGGCAAGCCGGCGATGTTCGCCACCACCAAGCTGTTTCTCGATCACTTCAACCTCAAGAGCCTCGACGAGTTGCCGCCGCTGGCCGAGCTGCGTGAGATCGAGCCGGATCCGGTGCTCGACTTCGACGACGCTCCAGTGCCGCCGGGCTTGCAGGAACTGGCCGATGCCAGCGCCGAGCCGGAAGAGCCGAAGGAGGAAACCAGTTTCCACACGCTGCTGCTGGAACTGGACAGCATGGAGGAGGGGATCAAGACCGACTTCGACGATTTGCTGCGTGACGTCGCGGATGGCGAGCCGATGCCGTCGGGGTTTGAGTCCGATTCGGTCGAAGCGCCGGTCGAGCCCGAAGCAGAGCCGGAGGCCGATTTTGAGCCTGAATCGGAATTTGAGCCTGAGTTTGAGCCCGAGCCCGAGCAGGAAGACGATGTGCTCGGCGTGGCCGAAGCCCGGGAAAAACTGTTGGCCGCCGTCGCCCGGCTTGAACAGCCCGCTCCAGATCCGGAACCAGAACTGAGCGAAGAAGAAGCCGAAGCCCGGGCACTGGCCGAAGCCATCGAAGCCGAACGCCGCGAGTTCGAAGATTGA
- a CDS encoding DUF1289 domain-containing protein produces MSSTKDPCISLCKFSDDVCLGCGRSKREIRAWKKLDKDDKRTVLAEASLRLIKLGATGRRKKK; encoded by the coding sequence ATGAGCTCAACCAAGGACCCGTGCATCAGCCTTTGCAAGTTCAGCGACGACGTCTGTCTCGGCTGCGGTCGCAGCAAGCGCGAGATCAGGGCCTGGAAGAAACTCGACAAGGACGACAAGCGCACGGTGCTCGCCGAAGCTTCGCTGCGCCTGATCAAGCTCGGTGCCACCGGTCGGCGGAAAAAGAAATAA